The genome window TTATTGCATTATATTCATACAATCATTTTTAACCTATTCGGGGGTGAAAATATGATTTGTCCAAAATGTCATGCAGTAAATGATGATGAAGAGAAATTCTGTAAAAATTGCGGCTTTCAATTGAATTCAGCAAGAATTTGCCCTACTTGTGGGAAAACAAATGATTCCAATTCCAAATACTGTAAGGAATGCGGAACTGTTTTAACTCCAGTAAACACTTTTAGAAAGCAAGTTATTGAGGAAAAAACTAAGAAATCTTTCTTTAGTATGTATAAGGTGCCTATTATCTGCGCTTTAGTTATCATATTGGCTATTGGAGCTGTAACTGGAATGGCTTATTACAATGGTGGTTCTGGCGGAGATGATGGTTTCAGTACAATTATCCCTACAGATGACAATGGATTCTTTAATGATGATATAAATAATGATCCAACTCAAGCGCAAATACAGAATGACAATAAAACAAATGATACAAAAAATGATACTAATAAAAGTAAAACATTAACTGAAAAGATTGATAATAAAACCAATAAGACCAGTAAAAACATTAATGACACTGTTAATAAGATTAAAAATCAAACTAACAGTTCTAAATCTGTTAACAGCTCAAGTGTAAAGAACACTACATCTAAAACCATTACTGAAAAAGTCAATAAAACAGCTAAGTCTGATAAGAATAAATCCGATAAAAGCAGAATAGCCGACTCTGATAAGAATGATTCTGGAATTAATAGCATTATTCCAGGTATGTCCACTGATTCAGATGATAATTTAAATGACACAGAAGGTAATGATTTGGATGACAATGATACAAATGATTTGAATGAGAGCAATAGTGAAAATCTGTCTGACTCTTCCTTAAATGAAATAGAAATGGAAGATGTTCCTAATCTTGCTCAATTGGTTTCACAAAAGAACTATGCTTTCTCCACTATAGAATATGATGGAAATGAGTATGATGAAGGTCAATGCATTTATATCTTCTCTGAATATCTTTTGAATATTGACAAGAATAAGGGTTCTTCAATTGAAATCAAGGATGTAAAAAAGGCTTCCAATCCTTCTGATGAAGACTTAAGCCAATCCATTGACAAGGCAGATTACTTAAGCATGGCTCAAAGAGTACATAGTTGGATGGATCAAAAGGATACCGTTCCTAATTATGTAGGAATTAGTGGAATGGGCACTGCAGATTTATCCCCTAAAATGATGCTTAAACTATTCACTTTAGCAACTTTAGAGTATTCAATCACTCAAGAATTGCCTGAATCTGTCGATATTTAGAATAAAATGTTTAAAATTTTAGAGAATTTTTATTCTCTATTCTTTTTTTATTAAATTATTTTATTATTTAATTATTTTTTCTATTTTTTTTAACTATTTTTTTATGAGAAAACATTAATTTCACTATTAGATTCCATAAAAATTTAATGATGAACTATAAAAATAATAAGTTTTAAAAAATATGAAAATCATATTATATATAGTATAAAAAAATATATTTTAAGTATTTTCCAAATGAAAATTTTAAATCTTAAAAATGATTTAAAACGGTTTAATTTAAAAAATAAATGAAATTAATGATTATAAAGTGATAATATGTTAGGACCTTGGGTAGAAAAATACAGACCGCAAACTTTAGATGATGTTGTTGGACAAAAGCATATTGTAAGCAGATTAAAGCAGTATGTTGAAGAAGGAAGCATGCCAAATTTAATGTTTACAGGTCCTGCAGGGGTAGGGAAAACAACATCTGCTCTTGCACTTGTCAAATCAATTTTAGGTGAGTACTGGAGACAAAACTTCCTTGAATTGAATGCATCTGATGCAAGAGGTATAGAAACTGTAAGGACAAATATTAAGAATTTCTGTCGTTTAAAACCTGTTGGAGCTCCATTCAGGATTATATTCCTTGATGAAGTGGACAACATGACTAAAGATGCACAGCATGCTTTAAGACGTGAAATGGAAATGTATACCAAAACTGCATCATTTATACTTTCCTGTAACTACTCTTCCAAAATAATTGATCCTATCCAATCCAGATGCGCTATATTCAGATTCACACCAATCAAAGCAGAAGAAATAGCTGATAGATTAAAATACATTGCAGAAGCTGAAGGTTGCCAATATGAGGATGAGGCAATAACTACAATAGTCAATTTTGCAGAAGGAGATATGCGTAAATCTGTCAATATGTTGCAATCTGCAGCATCTACCGGTTCAATTACTGAAGATCATGTATTTGAAGTTGTTTCCAAGGCAAAACCACAGGAAATTAAGAAAATGGTTAATGCAGCGTTAATGGGC of Methanobrevibacter ruminantium contains these proteins:
- a CDS encoding replication factor C small subunit; translation: MLGPWVEKYRPQTLDDVVGQKHIVSRLKQYVEEGSMPNLMFTGPAGVGKTTSALALVKSILGEYWRQNFLELNASDARGIETVRTNIKNFCRLKPVGAPFRIIFLDEVDNMTKDAQHALRREMEMYTKTASFILSCNYSSKIIDPIQSRCAIFRFTPIKAEEIADRLKYIAEAEGCQYEDEAITTIVNFAEGDMRKSVNMLQSAASTGSITEDHVFEVVSKAKPQEIKKMVNAALMGDFMKSRDLLREVMIMQGTSGEDMVNQIYQDVSSRVMNGQMDGDIYMNLIGAIAETDFRIREGANPRIQLEALLAKFL
- a CDS encoding zinc ribbon domain-containing protein, with product MICPKCHAVNDDEEKFCKNCGFQLNSARICPTCGKTNDSNSKYCKECGTVLTPVNTFRKQVIEEKTKKSFFSMYKVPIICALVIILAIGAVTGMAYYNGGSGGDDGFSTIIPTDDNGFFNDDINNDPTQAQIQNDNKTNDTKNDTNKSKTLTEKIDNKTNKTSKNINDTVNKIKNQTNSSKSVNSSSVKNTTSKTITEKVNKTAKSDKNKSDKSRIADSDKNDSGINSIIPGMSTDSDDNLNDTEGNDLDDNDTNDLNESNSENLSDSSLNEIEMEDVPNLAQLVSQKNYAFSTIEYDGNEYDEGQCIYIFSEYLLNIDKNKGSSIEIKDVKKASNPSDEDLSQSIDKADYLSMAQRVHSWMDQKDTVPNYVGISGMGTADLSPKMMLKLFTLATLEYSITQELPESVDI